A stretch of Vigna angularis cultivar LongXiaoDou No.4 chromosome 4, ASM1680809v1, whole genome shotgun sequence DNA encodes these proteins:
- the LOC108332219 gene encoding uncharacterized protein LOC108332219: MLTSHIYSLMRFTPSSKFLGFSNHFHSVIASSFSLTSKFPSSIAATMSTQNDTAALKTHQPLQIAKRLEKFQTTIFTQMSLLAIKHKAINLGQGFPNFDGPEFIKEAAIQSIRDGKNQYARGYGVPDLNIAISERFKKDTGLVVDPEKEVTVTSGCTEAIAATILGLINPGDEVIMFAPFYDSYEATLSMAGAKVKSVTLRPPDFAVPIEELKSIISKNTRAILINTPHNPTGKMFTREELDCIASLCIENDVLVFTDEVYDKLAFDMEHISMASLPGMYERTVTMNSLGKTFSLTGWKIGWAIAPPHLTWGVRQAHAYLTFATSHPFQCAAAVALRASDSYYEELKRDYMAKRAILVEGLKAVGFKVFPSSGTYFVVVDHTPFGLEDDIAFCEYLVKEVGVVAIPTSVFYLNPEEGKNLVRFTFCKDEGTIRSAVDRMKEKLKK, encoded by the exons ATGCTAACTTCCCATATATACTCACTCATGAGATTCACGCCTTCATCAAAGTTCTTAGGCTTTTCAAATCACTTCCACAGCGTTATCGCATCCTCTTTTTCTCTAACCTCAAAGTTCCCATCTTCCATTGCTGCCACCATGTCCACTCAGAACGACACCGCCGCCCTCAAAACGCATCAACCTTTGCAA ATTGCAAAGCGCTTAGAGAAATTCCAGACAACTATCTTCACTCAAATGAGCTTGCTAGCCATCAAACATAAAGCCATAAACCTTGGTCAAGGCTTTCCCAACTTTGATGGTCCAGAGTTTATAAAGGAAGCAGCCATTCAATCAATCAGGGATGGGAAAAATCAGTATGCCCGGGGTTATGGAGTTCCAGACCTTAACATTGCCATTTCTGAGAGATTTAAGAAAGATACTGGATTAGTGGTAGACCCTGAAAAGGAAGTTACTGTTACCTCTGGATGCACTGAGGCTATTGCTGCAACTATACTAGGATTAATAAATCCTGGTGATGAGGTTATTATGTTTGCTCCATTTTATGATTCTTATGAGGCCACTTTGTCTATGGCCGGTGCAAAAGTCAAAAGCGTTACTTTGCGCCCGCCAGATTTTGCTGTCCCTATTGAAGAGCTGAAGTCCATCATCTCAAAGAATACCCGTGCCATTCTTATAAATACACCTCACAACCCTACTGGAAAGATGTTCACTCGCGAGGAGCTTGATTGCATTGCATCTCTTTGCATTGAGAATGATGTTCTGGTTTTCACTGATGAGGTCTATGATAAGTTGGCTTTTGATATGGAGCACATTTCGATGGCTTCTTTGCCTGGAATGTACGAAAGGACAGTGACAATGAATTCCTTGGGAAAGACATTCTCCTTAACCGGATGGAAAATTGGTTGGGCAATAGCACCCCCACATTTAACATGGGGAGTGCGTCAGGCACACGCATACCTCACTTTTGCAACCTCCCATCCTTTCCAGTGTGCTGCTGCGGTAGCTCTGAGAGCGTCAGACTCTTACTATGAAGAGCTGAAGAGGGATTATATGGCAAAGAGAGCTATTTTGGTTGAGGGGTTGAAGGCTGTTGGCTTCAAGGTATTCCCATCCAGTGGAACCTACTTTGTGGTTGTAGATCACACCCCTTTTGGACTGGAAGATGATATTGCATTTTGTGAATATCTAGTTAAGGAAGTGGGAGTAGTGGCAATTCCTACTAGTGTATTTTACTTGAATCCAGAAGAGGGAAAGAATCTTGTCAGATTCACGTTTTGCAAGGATGAGGGAACTATTAGGTCTGCTGTTGACAGGATGAAAGAGAAGCTTAAAAAATGA